GTTGATCCGGGCTAACAGGTCGGCGCGGAACAAACCCAGCTCCACGCACTCATTCAAATCGCGATTGGTGCCGACAATCAGTTCGAAATCACTGTTGACGGCCTTGTCAGCCCCCACCGGGAAGAACGATTTGTCTTCAAGGGCATGGAGCAGCATAGCCTGCACATCTTCAGCGAGCTCACCAATCTCATCCAGAAAGAGCATGCCGCCGTTAGCCTTTTTCAGCATCCCGTCACGGCTTTCCATGGCCCCGGTGAAAGCGCCCTTTTTGTGACCAAACAGCGTCGACATGACCGTATCGCCACGCAGCGTTGCACAGTTGACCTCCACAAAAGGGCCTTCCAGCCGCTTCAGGGAGCGCCTGGTGTCATTCTTGACCTTGTATACCCTGCGGGCCATCGCGGTCTTGCCGGCGCCCGTAGGCCCCATCAGCACAAGAGGGCTGCTGGAGCGCGACGCAATCTTCAGCAGCTTGCTGATCATCGTGTTGAAGGCACTGTTTTGCGTGTCAATCCCGTTCTTGAGGGCGCGCTCTTCCTTCACCACCTGCGAGCGTGTGCGCCGCATGATCTTGTCGTACTGAGGCAAGGAAAGATCCAGGATGGAAATCTTCGATGCGTGGTTTTCACTGTCCCGATCAGGGCCAACCTGAGCAAGCTTGGCTGGCCAGATGTTGGACTCGCAGACACGGTACGCCGCGATCTGCATTACATGGGTGCCGGTACTGAGGTTCAGGTAGTAGTTGTTCTCAGGTAGGAAGTTAGCCCTTTCGCCAATGCTGATCATCAAGTCGAAGCACTTGGCCAGGTCATAATGGGCGTTCTCGTCGTGTGTGTTGAGATCGACCGGGAGCAGCTCGACCTCGAAACCTTCGCGCACCGCCAGGTCGCGTGCATCCTGAGCCACGATTTCCGCCAATGCCTGGTGGCGCTGATCGA
The Pseudomonas sp. Leaf58 genome window above contains:
- a CDS encoding RNA repair transcriptional activator RtcR family protein, with the protein product MSKNIMYSFLGTQLDGGFTEKRLHRWRPNVGIAQSVDFVIDTLVLMFDQRHQALAEIVAQDARDLAVREGFEVELLPVDLNTHDENAHYDLAKCFDLMISIGERANFLPENNYYLNLSTGTHVMQIAAYRVCESNIWPAKLAQVGPDRDSENHASKISILDLSLPQYDKIMRRTRSQVVKEERALKNGIDTQNSAFNTMISKLLKIASRSSSPLVLMGPTGAGKTAMARRVYKVKNDTRRSLKRLEGPFVEVNCATLRGDTVMSTLFGHKKGAFTGAMESRDGMLKKANGGMLFLDEIGELAEDVQAMLLHALEDKSFFPVGADKAVNSDFELIVGTNRDLNECVELGLFRADLLARINTWTFTLPGLSERREDIEPNLDFELAKLSEKDQVHYQFVGGARPHTFRLLAVNRPSGQETFATSSPRSSAWSP